One Megasphaera elsdenii DSM 20460 genomic window carries:
- the hisIE gene encoding bifunctional phosphoribosyl-AMP cyclohydrolase/phosphoribosyl-ATP diphosphatase HisIE, whose translation MKDIKFDEKGLVPAVVQEGCSGKVLMVAYMNAESLKRTVESGDAWYYSRSRQELWHKGETSGHFQHVRSIAVDCDADTILLTVDQIGAACHTGHKSCFFRSMTEWEKTYTGNLSMLSDLREEISEKRVHPTEKSYTAYLLQTGIDKICKKIGEESSEVIIAAKNADPVVKDTSAEADNLRLEVCKESADLLYHLSVLWEDTGVTVNDVMKVLEERSHVKGNKKTVGHLDKTF comes from the coding sequence ATGAAAGATATCAAATTTGATGAAAAAGGCCTGGTGCCGGCTGTCGTCCAGGAAGGATGCAGCGGCAAGGTCCTCATGGTGGCTTATATGAACGCTGAATCGCTGAAGCGCACCGTCGAAAGCGGTGACGCCTGGTATTACAGCCGCAGCCGTCAGGAATTATGGCATAAAGGCGAAACGTCGGGCCATTTCCAGCACGTCCGCTCCATTGCCGTCGACTGCGATGCCGACACGATCCTCTTGACGGTCGACCAGATCGGCGCCGCCTGCCATACAGGCCATAAATCGTGTTTCTTCCGGTCCATGACGGAATGGGAAAAGACTTACACCGGCAATCTCTCCATGCTGTCGGACCTGCGCGAAGAAATCAGTGAAAAGCGCGTCCATCCGACGGAAAAATCCTATACGGCCTACCTCTTGCAGACGGGCATCGACAAGATCTGCAAGAAAATCGGCGAAGAATCGTCGGAAGTCATCATTGCCGCCAAGAACGCCGACCCTGTCGTGAAAGACACGTCGGCCGAAGCAGACAACCTGCGCCTGGAAGTCTGCAAGGAATCGGCGGACCTCCTGTATCACCTGTCCGTCCTCTGGGAAGACACGGGCGTCACCGTCAACGACGTCATGAAGGTCCTGGAAGAACGGTCCCACGTCAAGGGCAACAAGAAGACCGTCGGCCATTTAGATAAGACTTTTTAG
- the hisH gene encoding imidazole glycerol phosphate synthase subunit HisH, translating to MMKIAIIDYEVGNLANVYNAWKRLGIEAVITRDPAVIRDADMVELPGVGAIRDAMGNLQKFDLIPLLQEQVQSGKFFMGVCLGMQALFEKSYEGGTYDCLGFLPGDIVPFHTKLKVPHMGWNELEFRQGHWLQKGLPAHPYVYFVHSYHKSPVDTPDVIATADYGQPVPAICGKDNVLGFQFHPEKSGRVGEQLLRNVVDYVMKKG from the coding sequence ATGATGAAGATTGCGATTATCGATTATGAAGTTGGCAACCTGGCCAACGTATACAATGCCTGGAAGCGCCTGGGCATCGAAGCGGTCATTACCCGCGACCCGGCTGTCATCCGCGACGCCGACATGGTCGAACTGCCCGGCGTCGGTGCCATCCGCGATGCCATGGGGAATTTACAGAAATTCGACCTCATCCCGCTCCTTCAGGAACAGGTCCAAAGCGGCAAATTCTTCATGGGCGTCTGCCTGGGCATGCAGGCCCTGTTTGAAAAGAGCTATGAAGGCGGTACCTATGACTGCCTGGGCTTCCTGCCCGGCGACATCGTGCCTTTCCACACGAAACTGAAAGTGCCCCACATGGGCTGGAATGAATTGGAATTTCGTCAGGGACACTGGCTCCAGAAAGGCCTGCCGGCCCATCCGTACGTCTATTTCGTCCATTCCTACCATAAATCGCCTGTCGATACGCCCGACGTCATCGCTACGGCCGACTACGGCCAGCCCGTCCCGGCTATCTGCGGCAAAGACAATGTCCTGGGCTTCCAGTTCCATCCGGAAAAGAGCGGCCGCGTCGGCGAACAGCTTCTCCGGAACGTCGTCGATTACGTCATGAAGAAAGGGTGA
- the hisF gene encoding imidazole glycerol phosphate synthase subunit HisF — MLAKRIVPCLDVRDGRVVKGKQFKHIQDVDDPVKLGKFYSDQLADELVFYDITATHEKRHIFIDVVRAVAEAITIPFTIGGGISSIDDFHQVLRAGADKVSVNSAAVRRPELIREAAQRFGSQCVVLSIDAKRDNHGSWQVYVEGGRKNTGIDAIAWAKQGVALGAGEICMNSMDADGEKAGFDLELNRRLATELPVPIIASGGAGTMQDFKDVFDVGVDAALAASVFHFGQIDIPDLKTYLQGQGIPMRGAEE; from the coding sequence ATGTTGGCAAAACGTATTGTACCGTGCCTGGACGTCCGCGATGGCCGCGTCGTCAAAGGCAAGCAGTTTAAACACATCCAGGACGTCGACGACCCTGTCAAACTGGGGAAATTCTATTCCGACCAGCTCGCCGACGAACTCGTCTTCTACGATATTACGGCGACCCATGAAAAACGCCATATCTTCATCGACGTCGTCCGCGCCGTAGCCGAAGCCATTACCATTCCCTTTACCATTGGCGGCGGCATCAGCAGCATCGACGACTTCCACCAGGTCCTGCGGGCCGGTGCTGACAAGGTATCGGTCAACTCGGCCGCTGTCCGCCGTCCCGAACTGATCCGCGAAGCGGCCCAGCGTTTCGGCAGCCAGTGCGTCGTCCTGTCCATCGACGCCAAGCGCGACAACCACGGCAGCTGGCAGGTCTACGTCGAAGGGGGCCGCAAGAATACGGGCATCGACGCCATCGCCTGGGCTAAACAGGGCGTCGCCCTCGGTGCCGGTGAAATCTGCATGAACTCCATGGATGCCGACGGCGAAAAGGCCGGCTTCGACCTGGAACTGAACCGCCGCCTGGCGACGGAACTGCCTGTGCCCATCATCGCTTCCGGCGGTGCCGGCACGATGCAGGATTTCAAAGATGTCTTCGACGTCGGCGTCGACGCCGCCCTGGCCGCTTCGGTCTTCCACTTCGGCCAGATTGACATCCCCGATTTGAAGACTTATTTACAGGGACAGGGGATTCCCATGAGAGGGGCAGAAGAATAA
- the hisA gene encoding 1-(5-phosphoribosyl)-5-[(5-phosphoribosylamino)methylideneamino]imidazole-4-carboxamide isomerase, with amino-acid sequence MIVFPAIDIQNGHAVRLRQGVKDDSTTYFENPVDAAVKWCDEGAMFLHVVDLDGAFSGTLTNASIIGDICEAVDIPVEVGGGIRSEEAIETYLEAGVNRVIIGSKAVEDPEFITAMAKKYGSSLAVSIDAKGDVVATRGWVDGSDKKVLPFAQSMLDIGINTLVYTDISRDGMLTGPNFEMLSQLQQLPFIRLIASGGMSSIDDLKKLQAMGVYGAITGKALYEGKITMAEIRALGGM; translated from the coding sequence ATGATCGTATTTCCTGCTATTGATATCCAGAACGGCCATGCTGTCCGCCTGCGCCAAGGCGTCAAAGACGACAGCACGACGTATTTCGAGAACCCTGTCGACGCCGCTGTCAAGTGGTGTGACGAAGGGGCCATGTTCCTCCACGTCGTCGATTTGGACGGCGCCTTTTCAGGGACCTTGACCAACGCCTCAATCATCGGCGACATCTGTGAAGCCGTCGACATCCCCGTCGAAGTGGGCGGCGGCATCCGCAGTGAAGAAGCCATCGAAACGTATTTGGAAGCCGGCGTCAATCGCGTCATCATCGGCTCGAAAGCCGTCGAAGACCCGGAATTTATCACGGCCATGGCCAAGAAATACGGCTCGTCCCTGGCCGTGTCCATCGATGCCAAGGGCGACGTCGTCGCAACCCGCGGCTGGGTCGACGGCAGCGACAAGAAGGTCCTGCCCTTTGCCCAGTCCATGCTCGACATCGGCATCAATACCCTGGTCTATACGGACATCAGCCGCGACGGCATGCTGACCGGACCGAACTTTGAAATGCTCAGCCAGCTCCAGCAGCTGCCCTTTATCCGCCTCATTGCGTCCGGCGGCATGAGCAGCATCGACGATCTGAAGAAATTACAGGCCATGGGCGTCTACGGGGCCATTACCGGCAAGGCGCTCTACGAGGGAAAAATCACCATGGCCGAAATCCGTGCCTTAGGGGGAATGTAA